One segment of Carassius auratus strain Wakin unplaced genomic scaffold, ASM336829v1 scaf_tig00023288, whole genome shotgun sequence DNA contains the following:
- the LOC113077834 gene encoding NLR family CARD domain-containing protein 3-like has product MNHTQTPQDQDSSPGCSSVDQKRSEADPSCVSMRSDDSIGPPPNLSSVHQKRSEAEPSCVSMRSDASLHHPIDFKSYDTRSILQHRSETKPFCKKYDQSMNQPQHNTYPGVSHEVLNMLRSNLKQKFERLYEGTATQRNSTLLNEIYTELYITESESGEISNEHEVRQIETQSRREATEDTAIKCSDIFRPLPGQDKAIRTVLTKGVAGIGKTVSVQKLILDWAEGKENQDVQLIFPLPFREINLMKDKTLSLADLLHVFFPETKEMEISSDEYKVLFIFDGLDECRLSLDFKSKVKVCNISESASVDELLMNLIVGNLLPSALIWITSRPAAADLVPSECVHRVTEVRGFNQPQKEEYFRKRISDQSLADRIISHLKSSRSLYIMCHIPVFCWISAAVLEKMLSRAESGEIPKTLTQMYTHFLILQTDIKHEKDYEKKVTDEDLILKLGKVAFEHLVKGNLIFYEEDLRECGIDVTEASVYSGLCTQIFREELGLYQGKVFCFVHLSIQEHLAALYVHLSWINHNINVFEPITKQSLLSKVKDLFQHVSLSELHQRTVKEALQSKNGHLDLFLRFLLGLSVESHQILLQRIMKLKRSSSDRNEKTVEYIKKKIRTIESPEKSINLFHCLNELGDRSLVEEIQQYLKSGGIKKAKLSSSQWSALVFVLLTSEEELNEFHLDKFVKGKDNPENMKVLQKLLPVIKESRSVQLSDCGITDEGCSTNAAFQATHDPCFSNIKPVKVH; this is encoded by the exons atgaatcacacacaaacaccacaagATCAGGATTCCTCTCCAGGATGCAG TTCAGTtgatcagaagagatcagaagcagaccccagctgtgtgtctatgaggAGTGATGATTCTATAGGTCCTCCACCAAATCTCAG CTCAGTtcatcagaagagatcagaagcagagcccagctgtgtgtctatgaggAGTGATGCTTCTTTGCATCACCCAATTGACTTTAAGAGTTATGACACAAG GTCAATCCTGCAACACAGATCAGAAACAAAACCCTTCTGTAAGAAATATGATCAGTCTATGAATCAACCACAACACAACACGTATCCTGGTGTGAG TCATGAAGTCCTAAACATGTTGAGATCAAATCTGAAGCAGAAGTTTGAGCGTCTGTATGAGGGAACAGCGACACAGAGAAACTCAACACtcctgaatgagatctacacagagctctacatcacagagagtgagagtggagagatcagtaatgaacatgaggtgagacagattgagacacaATCCAGGAGAGAAGCAACAGAGGACACAGCCATCAAATGCAGTGACATCTTTAGACCTTTACCTGGACAAGACAAagccatcagaactgtgctgacaaagggagtcgctggcattggaaaaacagtctctgtgcagaagctgatcctggactgggctgaagggaaagagaatcaggacgtccagctcatatttccacttcctttcagagaAATCAATCTGATGAAGGACAAAACACTCAGTCTTGCAGATCTTCTTCATGTCTTTTTCCCTGAAACTAAAGAAATGGAGATATCCagtgatgaatataaagtgttgttcatctttgatggtctggatgagtgtcgTCTGTCTCTGGACTTTAAGAGTAAAGTGAAAGTGTGTAATATATCTGAATCAGCCTCAGTGGACGAGCTGCTGATGAACCTCATTGTggggaatctgcttccctctgctctcatctggatcacctccagaccagcagcagctgatctcgtcccctctgagtgtgtccatcgagtgacagaggtacgaggcttcaatcagccacagaaggaggaatacttcaggaagagaatcagtgatcagagtctggccgacaggatcatctcacacctgaagtcatcaaggagcctttacatcatgtgccacatcccagtgttctgctggatctcagccgctgttctggagaagatgttgagtcgagcagagagtggagagattcccaagactctcactcagatgtacacacacttcctgatcctTCAGACCGACATCAAACACGAGAAGGACTATGAGAAGAAGGTGACAGATGAAGACTTGATCCTCAAACTGGGGAAAGTGGCTTTTGAGCATCTTGTGAAAGGAAACCTGATCTTCTACGAGGAAGACCTGAGAGAGTGTGGTATTGATGTGACAGaagcatcagtgtactcaggattgtgcactcagatcttcagagaggagctgggcttgtatcaggggaaagtcttctgctttgttcatctgagcatTCAGGAACATCTAGCAGCTCTATATGTGCACCTCTCCTGGATAAACCACAACATAAATGTGTTTGAGCCAATCACCAAACAGAGTTTACTGTCTAAAGTGAAAGACTTGTTTCAGCATGTTTCATTATCTGAGCTGCATCAGAGAACTGTGAAAGAGGCTCTACAGAGTAAAAATGGACATCTGGATCTTTTCCTGCGGTTCCTTCTGGGTTTGTCAGTGGAGTCTCATCAGATTCTCCTTCAACGAATAATGAAGCTAAAAAGAAGCAGCTCTGACAGAAATGAGAAAACAGTTGAGTACATCAAGAAGAAGATCAGGACCATTGAGTCTCCAgagaaatccatcaatctgttccactgtctgaatgaactgggtGATCGTTCACTAGTGGAGGAAATACAACAGTATCTGAAATCTGGAGGAATAAAGAAAGCCAAACTCTCTTCATCTCAGTGGTCAGCTTTagtttttgtgttgttgacatcagaagAGGAACTGAATGAGTTTCATCTTGATAAATTTGTAAAAGGAAAGGATAATCCTGAAAATATGAAAGTTCTTCAGAAGTTGCTGCCTGTGATTAAAGAATCCAGATCAGTTCA GTTGAGCGATTGTGgcatcacagatgaaggttgttct ACTAATGCCGCATTCCAGGCAACCCAtgacccgtgtttttccaacatTAAACCCGTGAAAGTTCACTAG